TTCAACAATACCATAATGTAGACTTTTATTCACATATTTTTGAGGTAGAATTAGGGACAATTAGTCAGGGAATCTCAGTATTACTGGATGTTTAAACCCCAGGTTCCTGTCTCACATCGTACTAAATGTACATTCATTCTGACTGGAGCTTGCCAAGAAACATCCCAAATGTGTCCAGCCATTAACAACAGAGTGCTACAGGTCCATATGATTACCTAGGACTGAAAGGGTGCAAGTGGGTACAGAAGCTCAGCAGTcaggcacagggaaggggaaTGAGCAACTTCTTTAATATTCAGCAAGTGCATTCAAATTAGGAGCTGATGCAGAATAGCTAGTGATTGGAAATTTATATCAGCTTTTACCCATAGTGGTCATCCATGTAGACAATTTTGTGTTTTAATCTCAGGCACTGTTAATCTAATTCTAAAATGTGCTGCTTTTATCCTATGCTAAGCACACTCTTCTCTATGGCTACTTGTTTCAGAGAAATACCAATTGCATCACATTTACCAAAATGCTCATTCAGAGAAATACTTTACTGAGAGTTCCTTGAAAACCGTCATTTTAGGCTTCTGGGTTGGAGAGAATACAAAACAATCTTTCAGCTTGACACAAGGTCACATGAAGTAATGCTTAATGACCTCTCTCTGCCCCTTTTCATTAAAAACAAGGATTAAAACCATGATCTCTGGCAAACATTTTAACCCACATGTTATGAAAGGGCAATTTCATTAGCTAACAGTGAAACGGAACTATTCTCAGAGACAAACAGAGAAAACAGATCTGAAGTTGTTACTTTAGTGCTCAGGATAGAGTGGTCCCAGGCTCCTCTGGGACATTGAAGGAATATGGCACTGCTTGACTCTGTAACTGCCCTGACAGAGTCAGCCTCTGCCTTTCCTCTCAGATGACCAGTGACAAATGTAGAGGTTTCAACTCCAGGTAGGTGCTTCTCGAAAGTATCAGATAAGTTTTTGTATTCATCAGGCTCCCTAACTTCTGCTGcacatttgtttttttcttcccatCCCTAAATAATTTGTTGGGTGTTTGGCCAAATTGTAAAGGCATGTGTTACTGAACTACAGGATGTTAAACTACAGAGCATTTAAAATTACCTTCATCTCAAATGCTGTTCTCACAGCAACTGTTTTCTTTCATCATGCAACATGTAAGTCATCAagaattatttctttatttgacCTTTGCTTTCATCTTTTCAGACTATATAAAATTTAAAGGGCTTGCACTTTCTGTCTGTGCCTTCAGTGGTTCTGGAGCTCTATTTCACTTCGGCTTGGCAAGCTGTGTGTTTTCTCTGTGTCTTCACACCAGTGGTACAAGATGCTAAACACCTTGTCTGGTATCATATACTTAAGTAATAGTCCTGAGAGAAGTACAGATATTAGAACTGTCACAGAATTAGATAAGGGTGCTGACTCTGCACAGTAAACCAGGAAGAATTTGATGACTAGGGATATGGTAAATCAGTCAAGGAGGGATAACAGTTTTTACTGCTCTCTAACTGAGCATTGCAAAATGTCTTCCAAAAGTCCATTAGCTTCTGTGTCACACTAAAGGTATCTGAAATGAATATCATCCATTCAGTGTCCTTGCCAATGGCAGTAACTGTGGAGCAAgaatccaaaaaagaaaaaagcatgaaCCCTAAAAGACTGAAAGAGTTGAGATCAAACAAAGGTATCCAAAAGAGAATGATCCTATGTTCCTGTGCATTTAGAGGTTAATGTCAAAGATAACAGATGCCttggaaaaaaaagattttttataCCATGCAATCAGTGCAatacctggcacacctgggggtcTACTCTATGTGGGTCTATCTAGACTGCTGTGTACCTATAACATGAATAGGACAGATCACCAAAGTCCTTAAGTATTTGCCCTATATTTCCTTAGTGTCATAAAATCCTGATGTAGATATATTTAGTTCTAAGCAGCATCTGAAGAACTTAGTCAGACTATCAGAAAAAAGAAATAGTGGctagaaatttttttctttttatctgtcTGAGCATTTAGTTTTAGGGCCCTGCAAAAAGGAAAATTCCAAATGAAACACTACCAAACTCTGCTATGTTGCCAGTACTGACATACAAATCGAAGTATTACCATAGTGTGTGGTGATGGAGGCAgcggtttaaaaaataaaaccagaacaaTTATTAAAAATGTGTCTGTATTCTGTAAGGAAGATCACCTatgaacaaaagagaaaaagttgCTGTTGGAAAAGGAACAAAACCATTTGCATTGCTTGAATGTTCTCTTGATGTATGTTTTGGAACATGATCCAGATAATTATAAGATGCTTTGGTGATGTGTCAAGCAGTGGGGGAAGCAGAACAAACATTGATGGAAATGAGTACTTTAGTCTGGGAGTATAATGTTGGGTTATTGCAAAATCAGGACTCATGAAAAATCAAATATATACTTTTTTATTTCACACAGATTTCTTCAGTATCTTGGTGAAAGAGTTTTACTTTCATGTCAGTTCTATTCCTgaagtacacatattactttgcAAAGGTGTTTTAAGAATTTGTGAATGTTATATGTATGATCAATATAAATTCTTGTCTTGagcattttctttctcctttgatTTTTATATTTCATTCTTTTATCATATCATATGACTTTAGAGTGTAGCGCAGAAAGGATCAGATAGGATAATGATACAAATTATAAAATAACTTCAGCATCTTAACACTGCATGGTTAACCCTCTGTTCTTGCATTGCTCTTCttaaattttaaacagaaaacaaCTTTGTATTTTTCAGGAGTTGACAGCTGCTCATCATGTGCATGCAAAAATATAGGTAAGATGCATTTGCCTAATTTGGTTTACAGTTCTAAATGCCTTTCTACATCAGAAAATACTgcccttaaagaaaaaaattgtcaTTTTTTTACTGCACATTTTAACATATTTCTGTTTGATGGAGTTTTCTGTGCTATTGGTTGCTGACTTTACAAAGTCAAGCTGTGAGGTAGCAGGATGTCTTTGGTCACTTCTGCTTCTTTCCTTTTCCAAGAAGTTTGTAAAATGAGAGTCACACAACATCTGAGAGCTTTTCATAGAGATTTTGGGAGGGTCAGATGTGATTTCTGGATTGCATGTGGGTGCCTGCACACAGTAACATTTATCCTCTATGTCTTTTATTATCTGAGCAATAATGGTACCATAGCCATCTAAGTAATTAGGTTGAAACTTTATGTCATGTCTCAAATCACTATCTATTCCACAAAGGAAAGTCAGGTCCTGTGGCTAAGGCAGTCACGCAGGAGCTTGGGATTCACATCCCATTTTAAATTTCCAGCTACATCATCAAACTAGCTGGGTcaccaggcccagagagtggtggtgaatagTTACATCCAGCTGGTGACTGCTTACAAGTggggttccccagggctcagttttggggccagttctgtttaatatctttatcaatGACCTCTATGATGGTCATTGGGGGTCATAATAACTTTGAGACAGCACCAAGTTAGGTGGAAGTGTTAGGTGGGAGTACAGGAAGGCTCTGGACAGGCTGGGTCAATGGTTCAAGACCAATTgaatgaggttcaacaaggccaagtgccgagtcctgcacttgggtcacaacaacccagGCTGCCCGACAAGGCGGGGGAAGAGTGTCTGGAAAGCTGCCTGGTAAAGGTCCTGAGGGTGCTAGCCAGcagccagctgaacatgagccagtttgtgcccaagtggccaagaaagccagtggcatcctggcctctgTCAATTACTTTCTGGCCAGGAAGATCAGGCCAATGACTGTCACCCTGTACTTGACACTGGTGAatcctcaaatcctgtgtccagttttgggtccctcactataggaaagacattgaggtgttggagtgggtccagaggaggcaacagagctgaggaaaggaggGTCTGAGGGAGTTGGGTTTGTTTAGCCTGAAAGAAAGGAGGGTCAGGGTAGAACTTGCCATTTTCTACACCgacctgaaaggaggctgcagcAAGGTAGGGTTCAGTCTCTTCTCCTAAGTAGCaagtgacaagacaagaggaaatggcctcaagttgcacgaGGAGAGATTTgtactggatattaggaaaaatttcttcactgaaagagcaGTCAAGAATTGAAACAGGCTGCTCGGAGAAGTGGTAGAGTCGTCCCCCCTGGGGGAATTTAAAAGACATGTtggtgtggcacttagggacatggtttggtGGTGGACTTGGCAATACTGGGCTAATGCTTGGACTTCttgatcttaagggtcttttctAATCTAAATGATTTTATAATTGTTTAGTAGGGTATAGATTACAAACCATAAACCAcagataattattattatataatcTTTGTCCCACTTGTTTTATCTATGGACAGGACAATGTGACACTGAGGCAGGGATTATATGTTTATACAGTGTTTGGTCCAGGGGGGCATTAAACAATATCTAGTAACAGAAATTATAAATAATATGAGTAACTTCACCATTTAATAGCTTTAGTAGTAAGTAATATTATCAAGCTCACTGATCTAATGCTAACAGTAATCTCTCCAGCCTTAGAGCAGATAACAGACCAGGTCTCATTTATTTTATCAGTAATGTCTGGCACAACCAGAGTAATGCAGTAGCTAGGCCTTTCTGAGTACCTGCATGCCTTAAATTACAATCACAtggttcatttttttttaaatgagtttCTTAGCACTTTAAGGATTCTTTTCATTGCTATGTGTGTAACTAATTGTTTTCATGTCTTCAGATCAGGCTCATGTCTCTGACGACCAGGTGATGGTGGAATTTGAAAATGGAAACTTCCATttcacattccccaaccccaaAAATGTGAGTGAATTCAGCATGACCCTCTTCAGAGGGCATGAAAAAAAGACGGAAATCTGTGCATTCCATTTGAGCCAAGAGAGAGTTATCTCCAAGAGTAATGTCACCTACTGTCAGACACACAATTCAAGCAGCAGCACCACTTTCATTCTTAAAAATCTGGAGAGGAAACATATTGATGTTTATACATACTGCCTGGAGATATTCTTACCCCCTCCTTACATAGAGTGCTGTCTGAAAGAAACGTATTTGTATGTCCAAGGTAAGTTTAGTTCTCTACTCCCCTCACCTCAGTTTACTGATTAGTAGACACTGTGTATAGCTGTGCTGAAGTGAAGAATAGGACTAGAGTTCACACAACTAATGACCAGGCAGCTTAAAACTACTTAGCAGGGGGGGCTGGTAACAGTGGAGCTGTGTTGGCACACTGCTCAGCACGTTCTCTCCATATTGATTCATATTCTTGTGCAGGTTTTGCAGGCCATGCTGAGCTTTGAGTGGTGGCACCCAAGTTAGCTTGATTACAGCTTCTAGAGTACTGCAGTCTCTCCTTTGCCTGCAATTTCTCTTGTCCATTTTAAAGTTGCTGAGTATAAATATTAAGGTTAGGTCTAGTAAGTGGGGAAAAAATCCATTCTGAGAGACATGTTCAAAAGCCTAGGACTAAAGAAAATCAATTGTAAAATATCCATACTAGTAGTGGTATATGGAACTCTTGGATGCCATTGAGGTGTGAAGAAGATGGTGTTTACCTCTGTGAAGACCTTCAGCTTTAGAGCCCTTTTAGAGCAGAAGTGATCCACAGCTGTTGAGAATTTTTGGCTGTTTACTGAGAAGGGCTTGGACTAACTCCAGAAGACTAACTGCCCAGCTTTTAATTTTGACCTGGCTTTCATTCAGTGGCTCTTAGTATACTAAACTGAAAGAGGTAATGGTGGTTTTGCTCACACCAATTCTTGGTTCTGCATACAGTTCAGTTGCAGCATGGTACTGCCTGTTGTCCTTCCCttgctttcttttcctctctcccaACACCAGCAATAAACAAAGAAGCTGAAATGCTACAGCAATTATGTGCTTTAGTCAAGTTGTATCTCAATCCTCTCTCTATTTAAAAAGCTTCTCAGAATCAAGCTGTGACATTTGGTTTTGTCTGCAGTGTCCATTTCCACTTGCATGGCTAGCCAGACGCTCAGAACTTTTTCTAAATGTTTCATACCCTGTCATATTTTCACGCAGATCTGGGCAAGGGCAATCTTGAGTACCCCAGCTTGCTTCCCTATCCAAAGTCTACCCTTCTTTGGACCAGGCTGCCCTTAAAATCACTTGTGGTACTTACTACATATAAGCTTAAACCTTGTTCAGATCTGAAACACCATGTTGGAGGTtgggatttttctgttttttaaaattttctttctcaGCATGCTCTCAAGCCTAGCTTGGTTTCTTTTCAGTCCACACTTTCAGTGCTGTGTACCAACAGTTTCCCCTTTCTTTCTGAAAAAATGCCATCTTCTGCTTCCTACTGAATACACTTTTCCAAGGTGACAATTCATCTCAACAAAATCCTTCTTCAGAGTTCACTTTTGCTAATCTATTAATATGAAGAGAGAGAAGAATTGAAGTTATCTGtagaaggcaaaaaagaaaaatatcagtaATGACTTTTATTTTGTCTCCCCATCTTCAGATAAGGAGGACTGCTTTTCACTTGGACGCATGCCATGGATTATTATCTGCGTGATCATTTTTGCCATTTCCTGTGTCTGCTGTGTTGTGGCCTGTTGCTTAAGGAACAAGGTAAGCAAACATATGAGATAATGCAGAACCCTTCTTCCAAAGGTCGTGGATGGGGAATTCGATTTAATGAGATTTAGAGAGTGGGACACGCACATACTCATTCAGCAGTGCTGTGGTTTTTGACAAAAAGACTGACTTGTTTATTTATCACTGGAATTCAAGTCATTGATGACAGTAGCTCAGATTTCATTTTTCTAAGACTGAATTGTTTCTTGATTTAAAGGCTTTGAACCAAAGGAAAGAGGAGAAATGCTGCACAGGtcagcaaaatatttttgtaagCAGTTCACCCAATAGGTTTCTTTAAGAAGGGGAAACAATTATCAGTGGAGAAATTCCACCACTGTTCTGCTGCAAACCACTTAGATTTTACACAGGAAAGAATAAAGACCAAGGACATTAGCTATTCTTTTGGGCAATGTGtgtttttaattttcagtttgttttattCCAAGTTTTCTGTGTGAGTTTGACATGTCCATTCTGACATTAATGTTCCCACTGAAAACAGAGTAACTGCCCTACTTAATGAACAAAGGCAGGAGTGGCAAAGGTAAGTGATCACAAAATAAATTAATGGCATTTTCTCTCTGTTGGCAGAATCAGACGTGTGAATCCAACTCTCTTGAGTACAACAGTGAATACATGCCCATGGCAGCAGTGAATGCAGCTAAAAAACCAAGAATCTGAGGTTGTGTTAAGCCCGGCTGTACCTCTGCTTGTGTCTGCTGCAAGGCTTTCTCTGGGAGGGGAAGAGCGGCTTGCTGTGTCTGCCACTGATTCTGGGTGGGTGCCTGCATGCCTGGGTGGGATTGTAACAATAGCTTGTTAATGGAGATCGTGCTGCCACCTTGCAAGAAGACAAAAGTAAAAGCAAAATATCTGGAAACCTTTCGAATCATAGTGGTGGACTGGTTCCTAGAAATGCCAGTGCTTCATATCTGTGCAAAGCAATGATCTTACGCATGAGGAAGAGATGCAAAACTGTTCTGTTCAGATTCTTGAGCTGATGCCTGGTACCAAAAAATCTCTTGGGGAAGTGATTTACTAGATTTATGAGTGTTACTGGCTACGGGCAAATATTCTGCAGAGAATGAGGAGCTTCCTTAACTACTTAAGCCCTACAGAAGCTACTACACAAGCAGTTCTGGATACAGAACAGAAGCAGAATTTGGACTTATTCAGACATACGAATGCTGCACAAAACTGATTCTCCATTTCTATTCTAGGTATAAGTTGCCTGCTGCATGGAAATTTTGGAATCAGTTTTCCAGCTACTTGGACAATGGGAAATTAGCATTCCCCTATCTTTCCCAGCCTCCCTGAGCTCTCATGACGGCCCTGTGCTCAGTCATGTGACACCCACTGTAGTACTGTTCTGAGATGTGTTTTGCTCTAGTCTTGTTTGTGAACTGGAACCCCGCTTGATCCACTGACTCACAGATGTGAAATGATAACAAGTTAAAGATGTCAGCTTTTAGTTGAAGAAAATGTAAGATTCCCGTAGTGCTGCTACAGAAAGAACTTTTATTTTCTAGTCTCCTTTATGATAAACTTTCCACTGGAGACAAAAAAAAGACTACCTCCAAAGCCAACCCTTGTGGTACAGCCATACTGCCATGTATTGCACATGCCCTTTTGTTAGGGTTAGTTTAGCAGGGGAACAAAACCTGAGACAGCAGAGACTTCTCTGTGAGACTGTCTCAGTTATGTGCATCTGCATTTTTTGTATTTGTGCTGTCAATACATCTTTGCCATTCACACCTTGGGGCTCCTCTTATTTAACGAAATCCTGAATGCTTTTACTAACAGAGGAATGTATTACAAAATGGATATATTGTAAGGCTGCAATTGCTCCTTAGGTCAGTTCAAACCTACAATATCTGTGTCTAAACTAGAGGCACAAcctctcctttttgtgtcttgcAGCATGAACAAAACACAGTCCCTATGATCAGGATATTCATGAACTCTTCATTGCAATTATCTTCCTCTTGCCATTTGACATGAAACCTTTACAACTTCCCCAGAGAGTTCAGGGGTTACTTGACCTGCCTCAAATTGCTCAGAGCCTGTGATATGAATGAAATGTTCAATCCTTCATGCTCCATGTGAGATGCATCAAAACTCTGATTATAAATGGCCAGCTGTGAATCCAGCCTGCATATCTTGCCAGACACATTTGTGCTGCTGGAATCAGAGTGGTACATTGGTTCTAAACCTCTCTACAATACATCAGGAAACCCCAAATATTAGTCAGAGTATGCTATTGAGGGAGATAAACAGCCTGCTTTTCTGGCACACAGAAGGCTGGTTTCAAATTTGATAGGACAAATGGGGACAAGGAGGAAATAAGCTGGTACATCAAGAAAAGGGTTTTCCTCAACAAACACCTGGATAGACAGAAGTATTGTAGAGAGAAGGTGCAAACTGCAAACTGTGACTCTGAAAATGAGTAAAGCATCAAATCAGGCAGGGACTGCCAATTACACAGCCCGGCTGAGCTAACCAGCTCCTAGGCAGAGATGGAGAGGGCAACCCTGGTGTATTGGGTCACATTACATTTTCTCCCACCATTCTTTGACAAATTACTTGACCTCACCAGCAAACTAAGCTTGCCTCTGTATGTCCATAAATACATTGATTTCATGATTTATAAAAAATATTGATGACATTACTGTGTTTGAAAATTATTGGTGAAAATAGCTAACATCTACTACCTATGAGAAGAACTGCATGCAAGATCTTATTAAGAGTGGAGAGTCTTATCCTCTGAAACCTTTCACCAGACTGAGAAGGAAATTCAAGAAATAAAGAGTttctgaaaaaaggaaaaacttgAGGTTTGCCTTAGGATGCAGCTGGATAAACAACAAATGATGGAAGTCTGAACAAAGCAGTTCAAACATCCTGCACTGGAGAGATAGATGATTTATATTCATTATAACAAAGCTTGTGGAAGTTTCAGGTTCCATTACTCCTTTCTTTttggaaaaagatatttttattCTTAATAAAACAGTTTTTTAATTATGCCATATGTGTCCATAAGAACCTTCATGCATGCATGCATGTCGTGCGAAAGAATTAATCTCAGTAAAATCCACAGCACAATGGGGAGAGAGTGCAGGGCAGTTGATCCCTGTGTAGCATATTAGTGGATAACAGGAAAAggactttggaaaaaaaaaattaaaaactgtaaACCAAAAATTTGGACCTGTTTCTAGATAGTGACATAATGACATTGTTTGCATGTGTTTATTTCCTATTATTTTAATGAGAAAGTGTTTTTTCGTTCTGTCCCAtatcttctttctttcctttaatCCCTTATGCAGTATGCTTATAATGTCCCAGATTATTTTGGGACATTTTTCAATttctttctgccatttcccaATACCTCCAAATCAAAAGGAGCTGGAAGAAGATAAAGGATGACaaactaagaaaaaaaagaaaaaactatgTAAAAATATCATGAACCAAGTCTGTAGACTGtgtgacaagaaaggactaaaataaaagaaaataaaaaataacagtCAGTAAGACTAAACTAAAAGCCTGATATTCTAACAGGTCATTATTTCAAAAAGTAAAATCTATCTTTGGAAACTCACAGTTTTGGGAAAAGACTATTTCTGGAGGAAGGATAAAAGATAAATATATCAtaatttgaatatctgtatatctTGAGATGGCTTGAAATGCAAAACTTGATATGTATTTCCCAAGTTTATCTTCCCAAGCTGAATCATTAACCTAAGTATGAATGCTCTTGGAATTTAATGATTAGCTTTAAGACTGCAGTTTCATATCTAATATATAGGCTAGGGAATGAAATGACACTAAGAGGACCATTTTCCCTTAATACATATATTTCATTGACTTCAAAGTTCAAATAGCTCTAAATTTTATCATATTTCTTACAGGCTTTAAGAAGTTTATTTAAGGCTGGGGAAAAGAGGCTCCCAAACTTGAGTAAAGCAAACAAATGAATCAAAATAAGGATTGGTACTGAAGATATCACACAACATTATTCATTAAGTGTTTTATAATGTGGGAAGTTCCCTCTACATTTGAATCTAAGTTGTCATGaagaaaaatacaggaaaaaaccccaaccaaacaggTATTTGAAAATAGTTAATTGAAAACAATCTATGTGGTCAGTAGGGACTTCTGCCCATACAAGATTTACTGGGGAGCTGGATCTAAGTCTCTGCCTTCATTTGACTTTAACTGCACTGAGATATTCCGTATACCAAGTCCCTTAAGTTGTCcagtccatcatggttatggcaGTCTACCCACTGAGATAAAAATCTCCTATTTCCTTAAGAGATGAAAGTTTGTATTTATGTTCTGTGATTGGGAGTTCAATTCAGTGAGTGGGGTTGCTTGGAGCAGAGGGAGGAGTAGTAAGGATTAAACAGCTTTTCTGGCAAAATGAAGTGGACAGGTATGAACTGGAGATATGAATTAGGGGTCAGGGGGTGAACTTCATCTAAATGAGTATGCCTGAGCTATTTAATTCCTCTTGGGAGTAAAAAGATCTTGTATGGCTTGAGatcaatttttaaaaagagataaATCAGCTCTGATTATCAACAAGAAAGATTTAGCTGCTGCACACATCAAGCATAATCATTTTAAAAAACTGCTAACATTAACAACTTTGAAATATCAGACATCCTCCACGTATTAAATCCTGCAACACTCCTCCCAGATTTTAGCACACTGTTGGCAAATCCATCACCAATGATATTTCATCCCTGTCTCAATGCTCTGTAGCAGCAACTTTCACTGCAGCTTATATATTGTACTGCATCTCTCAAAATTGAGGCCAGGATTTAACATCTGGATCGTGCAAAGACTTGCAAGGGGGAATTACCTCTTCACCTGATAAGAAGGAAGACTCTTTTGCTGCCCTAGGGTTCTTCTGGAAAAATCTCTGAAACACTGAGAAAAGTGGAAATACATTAGCTCCAGCTGATGAGAGCGGGAGGGAGCACATGGCCTTCCGGCCTTCCCAGGGTAGCAGTTTGAACATGATCTACAGAGTATGAGAGCACTCAGACTTTTCAGGCTCCTGGGGCCAAACACTAGAGGAAGAAGCTCAAAACTGGGATTCTCAGTCCTTCAGCTGGCCACTTTCCTCCACAAAGTGTAAGGGACTTGTTTTTGTCTATTCAGTCAAGTAATTATCCCTCTGACAAACAACAGTCCCCCCAccacccccaaaaacccaaccaaaaccaacaaactgaacacccccccacaaaaaaaaaaaaaaaaaaaaaaaaaaaatttgttcatCAAGGCTCTTTTGGGCCTGAGTGAAACAATAGATGTTGCATTAAGCACTTGGCTGAGTGCCAGCAGAACTGCCTGTGTTGATGCTCCTTTCAATGGGGCTACCACACAGCTGGGCAGGACCAGCACCATGAGCCAAAGGAACAACAGGATCTCCCTAACCAGAGCTTAGTGCTGCTGCTCTCATGAAATGGAGCTAGACCTCAGTAGCTCTTGCCACCTACATCCTTGAGAGCCAGACCAATGCTTGCATTTCTGTCTCttctcctggctgtgtctctgcTGTTCAGTCACAGCCACAGCTCCATGAAAATCTACCTCATTCCATGCTCTGGCTCTTCCTAATGCCTGTGCTTCAGAAGGCCAAGCAGGAATTCCCCTCCTGCAGCAGGGTAGTGCtccaggacaccagctggcagcagcagcaggactttaCAGTGGCTCGCTTGAGTAGAAAAGGGGAACGCATGGGAAGGGCCTGGCAGAAGGCCCTGCTTGGTTATACTGTGGTCATGAAAGAGAACAGCTGTGTTAGAGGGCTGTGTGGGTTTGAGGAGCGTAGGAAAGAAAATCTAAATGAAAGGATTTACTATCTGGGGAGCTGCGATATCTCACGACCATGACACAGCCCCATTTGCTATAGAAGTTGGCAAATATTTCCTGTGGGGACAGGTAGCTTCCAGAAAAATACCTGACATCCACCCTGTTGATTCATGAAACCGTAGTCAGACAGCAACTTCTATCACCTACAGACCTTCTGTAGGCTACAATAAGCAATCATTAAGGCATATTCCCGAGCAAAAAGTACTTTGCTTCTAAAAAAATCTATGTTTTTTACTTAAAAGCCGGTGGTTTTTGTTATTAAAACAT
The sequence above is a segment of the Melospiza melodia melodia isolate bMelMel2 chromosome 8, bMelMel2.pri, whole genome shotgun sequence genome. Coding sequences within it:
- the LOC134421403 gene encoding inducible T-cell costimulator-like produces the protein MPLCQAGMKAVAVTFCVLCFQFEALYGVDSCSSCACKNIDQAHVSDDQVMVEFENGNFHFTFPNPKNVSEFSMTLFRGHEKKTEICAFHLSQERVISKSNVTYCQTHNSSSSTTFILKNLERKHIDVYTYCLEIFLPPPYIECCLKETYLYVQDKEDCFSLGRMPWIIICVIIFAISCVCCVVACCLRNKNQTCESNSLEYNSEYMPMAAVNAAKKPRI